In a single window of the Pandoraea pulmonicola genome:
- a CDS encoding ABC transporter substrate-binding protein, with translation MKIKPWLLALGLGAGLGVTSVGSMAQLPDRPVKVGVLTDMSGTYSAMGGAGSVAAAQLAIDDCLAAECKGMKIDLVSADNQNKADVAANKAREWFDRDNVDAIADLTNSAAALAVQKLAMDKQKVVLFSGPATTRLTNEDCSPTGFHWMFDTYSQSAATARAIVANGGKSWYFITVDYAFGHSLEKDAADNVKALGGTVVGQSRHPLNASDYASFLLQAQSSKAQVVALANGGQDTVNALKQAREFGIVQRGQKLAALLVFLSDVHALGLNTAQGLMFTDGFYWDYDDASRAWSARFQKKYKDLKPTMVQAGVYSSVLHYLRAVAATKSVDAKVVAQKMREMPIRDPIMHNASIRPDGRVIHDMYLFRVKSPAESKGPWDYYTKVGTVPATEAFQPLSKSSCALVKTSSAPK, from the coding sequence ATGAAGATCAAGCCGTGGCTGCTCGCGCTGGGACTCGGCGCGGGCTTGGGAGTGACGTCGGTGGGAAGCATGGCGCAGTTGCCGGACCGTCCGGTGAAGGTGGGCGTGCTGACCGACATGTCGGGGACGTATTCGGCGATGGGCGGCGCGGGCTCCGTGGCGGCCGCGCAATTGGCCATTGACGACTGCCTCGCCGCCGAGTGCAAGGGCATGAAGATCGATCTGGTTTCGGCCGACAACCAGAACAAGGCCGACGTCGCGGCCAACAAGGCGCGCGAATGGTTCGATCGCGACAACGTCGATGCGATCGCCGACCTGACCAACTCGGCTGCCGCGCTCGCCGTGCAGAAGCTCGCGATGGACAAGCAGAAGGTCGTGCTGTTCTCCGGTCCGGCAACCACGCGGCTGACCAACGAAGACTGTTCTCCCACGGGCTTCCACTGGATGTTCGACACGTATTCGCAGTCGGCCGCCACGGCGCGGGCCATCGTCGCGAACGGCGGCAAGTCGTGGTACTTCATCACCGTCGACTACGCATTCGGCCACTCGCTGGAAAAGGACGCCGCCGATAACGTGAAGGCACTGGGCGGCACCGTGGTCGGGCAGTCGCGTCATCCGCTCAACGCGTCGGACTATGCGTCGTTCCTGCTGCAGGCGCAAAGCTCGAAGGCACAGGTCGTGGCGCTCGCCAACGGCGGCCAGGACACCGTCAACGCGCTAAAGCAGGCGCGCGAATTCGGCATCGTGCAGCGCGGCCAGAAGCTCGCCGCACTGCTGGTCTTCCTCTCCGACGTGCATGCGCTCGGTCTGAACACGGCGCAGGGCCTGATGTTCACCGACGGCTTCTATTGGGACTACGACGACGCCTCGCGCGCCTGGTCGGCCCGCTTCCAGAAGAAGTACAAGGATCTCAAGCCGACGATGGTGCAGGCCGGCGTGTATTCGAGCGTGCTGCATTACCTGCGTGCCGTGGCGGCGACCAAGAGCGTCGACGCCAAGGTCGTCGCGCAAAAGATGCGCGAAATGCCGATTCGCGATCCGATCATGCACAACGCGTCGATCCGTCCCGACGGTCGCGTGATCCACGACATGTACCTGTTCCGCGTGAAGTCTCCGGCCGAGTCGAAGGGGCCGTGGGACTACTACACGAAGGTCGGCACGGTGCCGGCGACGGAAGCGTTCCAGCCGCTGTCGAAGTCGAGCTGCGCGCTCGTGAAGACGAGTTCGGCGCCGAAGTGA
- a CDS encoding LysR family transcriptional regulator, which produces MTRKATIRQATATGAAGTSASSGAEPRPDWDDLRYFLEVARTQRVSAASQRLGVDHTTVSRRVRALEQSLGTLLFDKSRNAGYALTPEGQQLLVHAEQMETTLQSACEQVAGLGQTLSGHVRIGSTEAFGTYFVTPVLSRFQREYPAIDFDVLPVPRFVSLSKREADLAITIERPQRGPYVCSKLCDYRLQLYATPGYLAQYGDVRRFGDLAGRRFISYVDELSFSNELRYLEDVVPGGNVVLRSTSVIAQYQAALQGEALAILPCFMAAQDPRLVPLLVDEVVVTRSFWIYCHEELRTLKRITVLWDYLRDAAQRNDALLQGRAGQLLWG; this is translated from the coding sequence ATGACCCGCAAGGCGACGATACGGCAGGCGACGGCGACGGGCGCCGCCGGCACTTCGGCGAGTTCCGGCGCCGAACCTCGTCCGGACTGGGACGACCTTCGCTACTTTCTCGAGGTGGCGCGCACGCAGCGTGTGAGTGCGGCGTCGCAGCGGCTCGGCGTCGACCACACGACCGTCTCGCGTCGCGTACGGGCGCTGGAGCAATCGCTCGGCACGCTGCTCTTCGACAAGTCGCGCAACGCTGGCTACGCGCTCACGCCCGAGGGCCAGCAGTTGCTCGTGCATGCCGAACAGATGGAAACCACGCTGCAGTCCGCCTGCGAACAGGTCGCCGGACTGGGGCAGACGCTCTCGGGCCATGTGCGCATCGGTTCAACCGAAGCGTTCGGCACCTACTTCGTCACGCCGGTGCTCTCGCGCTTCCAGCGCGAGTACCCGGCCATCGACTTCGACGTGCTGCCGGTGCCGCGCTTCGTGAGTCTGTCCAAGCGCGAGGCCGATCTGGCCATCACCATCGAGCGCCCGCAGCGCGGCCCTTACGTGTGCAGCAAGCTGTGCGACTACCGTCTGCAGTTGTACGCCACGCCCGGCTATCTCGCGCAGTACGGTGACGTGAGGCGCTTTGGCGACCTTGCCGGACGGCGCTTCATCAGCTATGTGGACGAGCTCTCGTTCAGCAACGAGTTGCGCTATCTGGAAGATGTCGTGCCGGGCGGCAACGTGGTGTTGCGCAGCACGAGCGTGATCGCGCAATACCAGGCCGCGCTGCAAGGCGAGGCGCTCGCGATCCTGCCTTGCTTCATGGCCGCGCAGGACCCGCGCCTCGTGCCGCTGCTGGTCGACGAGGTGGTCGTCACGCGCAGCTTCTGGATCTACTGCCACGAAGAGCTGCGCACGCTCAAGCGCATCACGGTGCTCTGGGACTACCTGCGCGACGCCGCCCAGCGCAACGACGCGCTGCTGCAGGGCCGCGCCGGACAACTGCTGTGGGGCTGA
- a CDS encoding LysR family transcriptional regulator, which yields MQTFVRIVEAGSLSAAAALLGTTQPTVSRRLQMLERSLGLRLLQRSTHHMKLTEDGERCFSRAKELVTNWEAFEADLRGTGDDPEGTLRVLAPHAFGQEMLIGPLADFLERYAGMKVHWFLQDREPDFIAEGIDCAIHVGELRDGSNVAISLTDVPRIVAASPALLAGREMPEHPSELASLPWLSLTTFYRNEITLTHQTTHETERVTFDPRMSTDNLYALRSAALRGLGVGVCSSWVMAEDVAQGRLIQLVPQWRSTALPMYIIYPYAKYYPARLRRFIEAMRAAIPAVIDHEQRKIR from the coding sequence ATGCAGACCTTCGTGCGCATCGTCGAGGCGGGCAGCCTCTCGGCGGCTGCGGCGCTGCTCGGCACCACGCAGCCCACCGTCAGCCGACGCCTGCAGATGCTCGAACGCTCGCTCGGGTTGCGCTTGCTGCAACGCTCCACGCATCACATGAAGCTCACCGAGGACGGCGAACGCTGCTTTTCACGCGCGAAGGAACTGGTGACGAACTGGGAAGCGTTCGAGGCCGATCTGCGAGGCACCGGCGACGATCCCGAGGGCACGCTGCGAGTGCTCGCACCGCATGCCTTCGGGCAGGAAATGCTGATCGGGCCGCTCGCGGATTTTCTCGAGCGGTATGCCGGCATGAAGGTCCACTGGTTCCTGCAGGACCGCGAGCCGGACTTCATCGCCGAAGGTATCGATTGCGCGATCCACGTGGGCGAGCTGCGCGACGGCTCGAACGTGGCGATCTCGCTCACCGACGTGCCGCGCATCGTGGCGGCGTCGCCCGCGCTGCTGGCGGGGCGGGAGATGCCCGAACATCCGTCGGAGCTCGCGTCGCTGCCATGGCTCTCGCTCACCACGTTCTATCGCAACGAGATCACGCTCACGCACCAGACGACGCACGAGACCGAGCGCGTGACATTCGACCCGCGCATGAGTACCGACAATCTGTATGCGTTGCGCAGTGCCGCATTGCGCGGCCTGGGCGTCGGCGTTTGCTCGTCGTGGGTGATGGCCGAGGACGTTGCGCAGGGGCGCCTGATTCAGCTCGTGCCGCAATGGCGCTCGACGGCCTTGCCGATGTACATCATCTATCCTTACGCGAAGTACTACCCCGCGCGGCTGCGCCGCTTCATCGAAGCCATGCGCGCGGCGATTCCCGCCGTGATCGATCACGAGCAGCGCAAGATTCGCTGA
- a CDS encoding MFS transporter yields MSSAQLSTAGQAATRPQPELSARLILLLATGTGLTVASLYYAQPMLGIMTDDIHAANTTVGWVPTLTQLGYALGILLLVPLGDIIDRRRIVLIKGAILTLALLVAAVSPGIGTLLVASLAIGLTATMAQDIVPAAASIAPESIRGRVVGTVMTGLLLGILLSRVVSGFVAENFGWRAMYVVAAVSVAAFGVVAWRSLPSFHPTTQMSYGQLIGSIASLWKRHPALRRAAFAQGLLSVGFSAFWSTLAVMLHEAPFHLGAAAAGAFGLAGAAGALGAPLAGRIADRKGPQIVTRLGAGLVAVSFAAMLLAPMLGAHAQLWLIGLAAIGFDLGVQVALVSHQTIVYGIEPAARSRLNAVLFVGVFIGMSIGALLGAQALAHWGWTGVASLATLAALGALTVRMWPGTTSAH; encoded by the coding sequence ATGAGTTCCGCTCAGCTTTCCACCGCCGGTCAGGCCGCCACACGGCCGCAACCGGAGCTTTCCGCCCGCCTGATCCTGTTGCTGGCGACCGGCACGGGTCTGACCGTCGCATCGCTGTACTACGCGCAACCGATGCTCGGCATCATGACCGACGACATCCATGCCGCCAACACGACCGTCGGCTGGGTGCCGACGCTCACCCAGCTCGGCTACGCGCTGGGCATCCTGTTGCTGGTGCCGCTGGGCGACATCATCGACCGCCGCCGCATCGTGCTGATCAAGGGCGCGATCCTGACGCTCGCGCTGCTCGTTGCCGCCGTCTCTCCGGGGATCGGCACATTGCTCGTCGCGAGCCTGGCGATCGGACTGACCGCGACGATGGCGCAGGACATCGTGCCGGCAGCGGCGTCGATCGCACCCGAGTCGATTCGCGGACGTGTCGTCGGCACCGTGATGACCGGCCTGCTGCTGGGCATCCTGCTCTCGCGGGTGGTGTCGGGCTTCGTCGCGGAGAACTTCGGCTGGCGTGCGATGTATGTCGTCGCGGCAGTCAGCGTGGCCGCGTTCGGCGTGGTGGCATGGCGCAGCCTGCCTTCGTTCCATCCCACGACGCAGATGAGCTACGGCCAGTTGATCGGCTCGATCGCGAGCCTGTGGAAGCGCCATCCGGCCCTGCGTCGTGCGGCATTCGCGCAGGGGCTGCTGTCGGTGGGTTTCAGCGCGTTCTGGTCGACGCTGGCCGTGATGCTCCATGAAGCGCCGTTCCATCTTGGCGCGGCCGCTGCCGGGGCCTTCGGCCTGGCGGGTGCGGCCGGTGCGCTCGGCGCGCCGCTGGCCGGGCGTATCGCCGATCGCAAGGGTCCGCAGATCGTGACGCGTCTCGGCGCCGGCCTGGTCGCCGTCTCGTTCGCCGCGATGCTGCTTGCGCCGATGCTCGGCGCCCATGCGCAACTGTGGCTCATCGGGCTGGCCGCCATCGGCTTCGATCTGGGCGTGCAGGTGGCGCTGGTGTCGCACCAGACCATCGTCTACGGCATCGAGCCCGCCGCGCGCAGCCGTCTGAATGCCGTGCTCTTCGTCGGCGTGTTCATCGGCATGTCGATCGGGGCGTTGCTCGGCGCGCAGGCACTGGCGCACTGGGGCTGGACGGGCGTCGCGTCGCTTGCCACGCTGGCCGCACTGGGTGCGCTCACCGTACGGATGTGGCCGGGTACGACGTCGGCGCACTGA
- a CDS encoding arylamine N-acetyltransferase family protein encodes MSHPFDPERYFQRIGYTGPRAATLDVLRAVHALHPLAIPFENLDPIRERPVDVDLPSVVAKLVDGGRGGYCFEQNALFASALTHLGFQVTPLIGRVVWGRTFDVEAPLTHMLLRVDLEGEAWLADVGFGSVTLTAPLRLHSTQPQSTVLETYLLDAVRTGEGAPVSEYRLSVKSSEKWLPVYRFTPRPAEWIDYKLGNWYTSSAPESIFRQHLMACRVLPQGRIALLDTRLTERSSQGEVVAETDIASAAQLAQILSERFGLRLDGIDAGELFERAQEGAAKSAR; translated from the coding sequence ATGTCCCATCCTTTCGATCCGGAGCGCTATTTTCAGCGCATCGGCTACACCGGCCCGCGTGCGGCGACGCTCGACGTCCTGCGCGCCGTGCACGCGCTTCACCCGCTCGCCATCCCGTTCGAGAATCTCGACCCGATCCGGGAGCGCCCGGTCGACGTCGATCTGCCGTCCGTGGTGGCCAAGCTGGTAGACGGCGGGCGCGGCGGGTACTGCTTCGAGCAGAACGCACTGTTCGCGAGCGCGCTCACGCATCTCGGCTTCCAGGTCACACCGCTCATCGGCCGTGTCGTTTGGGGCCGGACGTTCGACGTGGAAGCGCCGCTGACGCACATGCTGTTGCGCGTCGACCTCGAGGGCGAGGCATGGCTGGCCGACGTCGGCTTCGGCTCGGTCACGCTGACCGCGCCGCTGCGACTGCATTCGACACAGCCGCAGTCGACCGTGCTCGAGACGTACCTGCTCGACGCCGTGCGCACCGGTGAGGGCGCCCCCGTGAGCGAGTACCGCCTGAGCGTGAAGTCGTCGGAGAAATGGCTGCCCGTCTACCGCTTCACGCCACGGCCAGCCGAGTGGATCGACTACAAGCTCGGCAATTGGTACACGTCGAGCGCGCCCGAGTCGATTTTCCGGCAGCACCTGATGGCATGCCGCGTGCTGCCGCAGGGACGCATCGCACTGCTCGATACCCGACTGACCGAGCGCTCGTCGCAAGGCGAGGTCGTCGCCGAGACCGACATCGCCTCGGCAGCACAACTCGCGCAGATCCTGAGCGAGCGCTTCGGCCTCCGGCTCGACGGTATCGACGCCGGTGAACTGTTCGAGCGCGCGCAGGAGGGGGCGGCGAAGTCCGCTCGCTGA
- a CDS encoding GFA family protein, with translation MTTTTNPNLTNLTVACQCGGVTMTLSGEPAARALCHCNAYRDFYGSPMLAATAWEKSQVSLTGMTQRFSHPTRRMTREFCPQCGETLHGTNRLDMRVVPNALLARAHDATLPASLRPTMHLFYRHRVLDVRDNLPKYLDGWDGALYEEGTD, from the coding sequence ATGACAACCACGACAAATCCGAACCTCACGAACCTCACCGTCGCCTGCCAATGCGGCGGCGTCACCATGACCCTGTCCGGCGAGCCGGCCGCACGTGCGCTTTGCCACTGCAACGCCTACCGGGACTTCTATGGCAGTCCGATGCTGGCCGCCACGGCCTGGGAGAAATCGCAGGTGTCGTTGACGGGTATGACGCAGCGGTTCTCGCATCCGACGCGCCGGATGACGCGTGAGTTCTGTCCCCAATGTGGCGAGACGCTGCACGGCACGAACCGCCTCGACATGCGCGTCGTGCCGAATGCGCTGCTTGCGCGGGCACACGACGCCACATTGCCGGCTTCCCTGCGGCCGACCATGCATCTGTTCTATCGTCATCGCGTCCTCGACGTGCGCGACAATCTGCCGAAATACCTCGACGGCTGGGACGGCGCCCTGTACGAAGAAGGGACGGACTGA
- a CDS encoding glyoxalase superfamily protein, which yields MRTYLDAKVMAKSLRERLAREGIDISHAQALESVAAQFGVADWNVLAAKLASATSDGIAFDTVAPIHRIFDEAKAREFYVDFLGFRLDWEHRFADGLPLYCQVSRAGMTLHLSGHFGDASPGATTFVYMRGVEAYQRELSGKRYPNMNPGIEELDWGKQMTVTDPFNNRIRFCESNG from the coding sequence ATGCGAACCTACCTCGACGCCAAAGTCATGGCCAAGTCCCTGCGCGAACGTCTCGCGCGCGAGGGCATCGACATTTCCCACGCACAGGCCCTCGAATCCGTTGCCGCACAGTTCGGCGTCGCGGACTGGAACGTGCTGGCCGCAAAACTCGCCTCCGCGACGAGCGACGGCATCGCGTTCGACACCGTCGCGCCGATCCATCGCATCTTCGACGAAGCCAAGGCGCGCGAATTCTACGTGGACTTCCTCGGTTTTCGGCTCGACTGGGAGCATCGCTTCGCCGACGGTCTACCGCTGTATTGCCAGGTTTCGCGCGCGGGCATGACGCTGCATCTGTCCGGCCATTTCGGCGACGCCAGCCCGGGCGCCACGACGTTCGTGTACATGCGCGGCGTGGAGGCCTATCAGCGCGAGCTGAGCGGCAAGCGTTACCCGAACATGAACCCCGGCATCGAAGAACTCGACTGGGGCAAGCAGATGACGGTGACGGATCCGTTCAACAATCGCATCCGCTTCTGCGAATCCAACGGCTGA
- the zapE gene encoding cell division protein ZapE, with translation MIDAERVTQALAARHIHPDARQRDALAALARLGAGDSHYEGVYCHGLPGRGKSLVVDTAFAVAVCDKRRVHFHEFLRDIHRQLVREPKCDDRLAAVANRWLDGVALLCFDEFHVHDIADAFLIGRFLDIALARGVRLVLTSNYAPQQLLPDPEFHERFVPTISVILRRFAIVHFDGATDYRVGGEPAQLPRWIAPLELARATLPEHYFAMEGMPPGIPMEVSLAGRSLPARSAGEQVLWADFDALCVAHRSHLDYLALVEQWSALIVDDLHVERLHRPDTLQRFLWLVDICYDRQRTLLIASDTPLIPALDALSDWRDLSRTISRLAEMGSRDYERRTLVRPR, from the coding sequence ATGATCGATGCCGAGCGCGTGACGCAGGCGCTGGCCGCGCGCCACATTCACCCCGATGCCCGTCAACGCGATGCGCTCGCCGCCCTCGCCCGCCTGGGCGCTGGCGACAGCCATTACGAAGGCGTCTATTGTCACGGTCTGCCCGGACGCGGCAAAAGCCTCGTCGTCGACACCGCCTTCGCCGTGGCGGTATGCGATAAGCGCCGCGTGCACTTCCACGAGTTTCTGCGCGATATCCATCGGCAGCTCGTGCGCGAGCCGAAATGCGACGACCGGCTGGCCGCCGTCGCCAATCGCTGGCTCGACGGCGTAGCGCTGCTTTGCTTCGACGAATTCCACGTCCATGACATCGCCGACGCCTTCCTCATCGGCCGCTTTCTCGACATCGCGCTCGCGCGCGGCGTGCGGCTGGTGCTCACATCGAATTACGCACCACAACAGTTGCTGCCCGACCCGGAATTTCACGAGCGCTTCGTGCCGACGATTTCGGTCATTCTGCGGCGCTTCGCCATCGTTCATTTCGACGGCGCCACCGACTACCGCGTCGGCGGCGAGCCCGCGCAATTGCCGCGCTGGATCGCTCCGCTCGAACTCGCCCGCGCGACGCTGCCCGAGCACTATTTCGCCATGGAAGGCATGCCGCCCGGAATACCCATGGAGGTCTCGCTCGCCGGCCGTTCGCTGCCGGCGCGCAGTGCAGGCGAACAGGTGTTGTGGGCGGATTTCGATGCGCTTTGCGTGGCTCACCGTTCGCATCTCGACTACCTGGCGCTCGTCGAACAATGGTCGGCGCTGATCGTCGACGACCTGCACGTCGAGCGGCTGCACCGCCCCGACACCCTGCAGCGCTTTCTATGGCTCGTGGATATCTGTTACGACCGTCAGCGCACCTTGCTGATCGCGTCGGACACGCCGCTGATTCCAGCCCTCGACGCGCTCAGCGACTGGCGCGATCTGTCGCGCACGATCAGCCGCCTCGCCGAGATGGGTTCGCGCGATTATGAGCGGCGCACGCTGGTTCGTCCGCGTTGA
- a CDS encoding LysE family translocator, which translates to MQLSTLAIYATAALIGGLIPGPTTLLALANGISGNWRVVLVGMCGAALSDMLVVAAVGAGLGALLMASATMFATVKWVGVAYLVWLAIQLWRSHPQDLSQVRIKSDLSARRVFLRSFGVALTNPKILLFFSAFLPQFVDTSLPLAPQYAVLAVVSAAVDIVVMTLYATGGVQAARLMTARGLQRLNRACAVVMFSLAGGLAIYRKSGS; encoded by the coding sequence ATGCAACTCTCCACACTCGCGATTTATGCCACGGCCGCGCTGATTGGCGGTCTGATCCCCGGCCCGACGACATTGCTCGCGCTGGCGAACGGCATTTCCGGCAACTGGCGCGTGGTGCTGGTCGGCATGTGCGGTGCGGCGCTGTCGGACATGCTCGTGGTGGCGGCCGTCGGGGCGGGGCTCGGGGCATTGCTGATGGCGTCGGCCACGATGTTCGCCACGGTGAAATGGGTCGGCGTGGCTTATCTCGTGTGGCTGGCGATCCAGTTGTGGCGCAGCCATCCGCAGGATTTGAGCCAGGTGCGCATCAAGTCCGATCTGAGTGCGCGACGCGTCTTCCTGCGCAGCTTCGGCGTGGCGTTGACCAATCCCAAGATTCTTCTGTTCTTCTCGGCGTTCCTGCCGCAATTCGTCGATACGTCGCTGCCGCTCGCGCCGCAATACGCCGTGCTGGCGGTGGTGTCGGCGGCGGTCGACATCGTGGTGATGACGCTGTACGCCACGGGCGGCGTGCAGGCCGCCCGCCTGATGACCGCGCGTGGTCTGCAGCGTCTGAACCGCGCATGTGCCGTGGTCATGTTCTCGCTCGCCGGCGGGCTGGCGATCTATCGCAAAAGCGGGAGCTGA
- a CDS encoding HAD-IIB family hydrolase, with protein MQVLSRAPAGEFSDVRFVLTDMDETLTRHGRLAANVYTALERLQVDGFRVIPVTAAPSGWCDQMARMWPVDGVIAENGGIFLQRQADGHGVVRRYWDEAVAREDARNALTELANDVLARVPGSRLADDQSFRLTSVAFERSGVAGKDVEIVEAFRAAGADATINNLWVLGWFGGYDKLKMSGRTLLRAFGVDIHVEGHKVLYSGDSLNDAPMFAFFRNTVGVSTVRDYLDVLPKAPAWVTNGPGGDGFVEIADRLLRDARRRPA; from the coding sequence ATGCAAGTCCTCTCCCGAGCCCCCGCCGGCGAATTCAGCGACGTCCGCTTCGTGCTGACGGACATGGACGAGACGCTGACGCGTCACGGGCGTCTGGCCGCCAACGTCTACACGGCACTGGAACGCTTGCAGGTAGATGGGTTCCGGGTGATTCCCGTGACGGCCGCACCGTCGGGATGGTGCGACCAGATGGCGAGGATGTGGCCCGTCGACGGCGTGATCGCCGAGAACGGTGGCATCTTTCTCCAACGCCAGGCCGACGGGCACGGCGTCGTGCGTCGATACTGGGATGAGGCGGTTGCCCGTGAAGATGCGCGGAACGCATTGACGGAACTCGCGAACGACGTACTCGCGCGCGTTCCCGGATCGCGGCTGGCCGACGATCAGAGCTTCCGGCTTACGAGCGTGGCGTTCGAGCGTAGCGGGGTTGCCGGCAAAGACGTCGAAATCGTTGAAGCGTTTCGTGCCGCGGGTGCCGACGCCACGATCAACAACCTGTGGGTCCTCGGATGGTTCGGTGGATACGACAAGTTGAAGATGTCTGGTCGCACCCTGCTGAGGGCGTTCGGCGTCGACATCCATGTCGAGGGCCACAAGGTGCTCTATTCGGGCGATTCGCTCAACGACGCCCCGATGTTCGCCTTCTTCCGCAACACTGTTGGCGTCAGCACCGTACGCGACTATCTCGACGTGCTGCCCAAGGCCCCGGCATGGGTGACGAACGGCCCTGGCGGGGACGGGTTCGTGGAGATCGCGGACCGATTGCTGCGCGATGCGCGCAGGCGCCCTGCCTGA
- a CDS encoding pyridoxamine 5'-phosphate oxidase family protein — translation MGHEIDSVEQLEAIYGEPSERALWKELNYLNEDYQAFVKACPFVVLASVGDQGTDCSPKGDPAGFVQILDERTLAIPDRPGNNRIDNLRNLIADPRVSLLFLIPGIGETLRVNGRARISVDPDLLSRFEISDKLPRTVIVVSIDSVYFHCAKAIVRSRLWDQATQIPRETLPSTGAMHRRLSGGHFDGDTYDRDLPKHTADGLY, via the coding sequence ATGGGTCATGAAATTGACAGCGTGGAACAACTCGAAGCGATTTATGGCGAACCGAGCGAACGCGCGCTGTGGAAGGAACTGAACTATCTCAACGAGGACTATCAGGCCTTCGTTAAAGCTTGCCCTTTCGTGGTGCTGGCATCTGTTGGCGACCAGGGGACCGATTGCTCACCGAAAGGCGATCCCGCCGGCTTCGTTCAGATCCTGGACGAAAGGACGTTGGCGATTCCGGATCGTCCCGGCAATAACCGGATCGATAATCTTCGCAACCTCATCGCCGATCCGCGTGTTTCACTTCTTTTCTTGATTCCGGGCATTGGCGAAACGCTGCGAGTCAACGGACGCGCTCGCATCTCCGTCGATCCGGATTTGCTCTCTCGCTTTGAAATCAGCGACAAACTGCCGAGAACTGTCATCGTGGTGTCGATCGACAGCGTGTATTTCCATTGCGCCAAGGCGATCGTCCGCTCCCGGTTATGGGATCAGGCGACGCAGATCCCCCGCGAGACACTGCCTAGTACCGGCGCAATGCATCGGCGTTTGAGCGGTGGGCATTTCGATGGGGATACCTACGACCGGGATTTGCCGAAACATACGGCGGACGGGTTGTACTAA
- a CDS encoding SHOCT domain-containing protein — protein MSEKKKQREREAAHQRYISSLDELKRNPTNADIKQKTLALGRHYSNLTRDKKGNTLFDEVALMNDINAACAGAVHTGQAPTAAGSPVAVEDRIRKLKDLHEKGLISPEDFQKRRDEILASI, from the coding sequence ATGAGCGAGAAGAAAAAGCAAAGAGAGCGAGAGGCAGCGCACCAACGGTATATCTCGTCGCTCGATGAACTAAAGAGAAACCCAACAAACGCTGATATCAAGCAAAAGACGCTTGCTCTTGGTCGGCATTATTCAAACCTCACGCGGGATAAGAAGGGAAACACTCTGTTTGATGAGGTGGCATTGATGAATGACATCAATGCAGCATGTGCTGGAGCAGTTCACACCGGCCAGGCACCGACGGCGGCAGGTTCTCCCGTCGCAGTCGAGGACCGTATTCGGAAATTGAAGGATCTGCATGAGAAGGGACTCATCAGCCCCGAGGATTTCCAGAAGCGGCGCGATGAAATCCTCGCAAGTATCTAA
- a CDS encoding TetR/AcrR family transcriptional regulator translates to MSGRPREFDDAAVIDAAMDVFWTHGYEGTSAQALVECTGLGRGSLYNAFGSKLNLYHEALERYQTLGLQTQLDILNAPGPIKDRLRALMQWGIDEDLDPEKQRGCMTLFAVLERGAKDPKVRQISLAYLTRIEQVIVHLIAVGQHSGELSTERSPLLVARTFLSSYYGLRALGRTVSDRAFLEDIVEGALAQL, encoded by the coding sequence ATGAGCGGTAGACCCAGAGAATTCGACGACGCGGCCGTCATCGACGCCGCCATGGACGTCTTCTGGACGCACGGCTATGAAGGCACCTCCGCGCAAGCGCTCGTCGAATGCACCGGCCTCGGACGCGGCAGCCTCTACAACGCATTCGGTAGCAAGCTCAACCTCTATCACGAAGCCCTCGAGCGCTATCAAACGCTCGGACTTCAAACTCAACTCGACATCCTCAACGCCCCCGGCCCCATCAAGGACCGGCTGCGCGCGCTCATGCAATGGGGCATCGACGAGGACCTCGATCCCGAGAAGCAGCGCGGCTGCATGACGCTCTTCGCCGTCCTCGAGCGCGGCGCAAAAGACCCCAAGGTCCGGCAGATCAGCCTCGCCTACCTCACCCGCATCGAACAAGTCATCGTGCACCTGATCGCCGTCGGCCAGCATAGCGGCGAACTGTCCACCGAACGCTCGCCGCTTCTCGTCGCGCGCACGTTCCTGTCCAGCTACTACGGCCTGCGCGCACTCGGCCGCACCGTCAGCGATCGCGCCTTCCTCGAAGACATCGTCGAAGGCGCCCTCGCCCAGCTCTAA